A region from the Triticum aestivum cultivar Chinese Spring chromosome 3D, IWGSC CS RefSeq v2.1, whole genome shotgun sequence genome encodes:
- the LOC123077968 gene encoding leucine--tRNA ligase, cytoplasmic, giving the protein MSSNTEGPKSHARRDLLLKIQSDAQTCWEESKVFQAEPGNGPPGPGEKFFGNFPYPYMNGLLHLGHAFSLSKLEFGAAYHRLRGSNVLLPFAFHCTGMPIKASADKLAREIQQYGNPPVFPAAEDDSSAQVADDSQADQAALAPGQFKSKKSKAAAKTGMQKFQWEIMKGFELTDEKIAKFQDPSHWLTHFPPLAKEDLKEFGLGCDWRRSFITTDMNPFYDAFVRWQMRKLKKMGKVVKDMRYTIYSPLDGQPCADHDRASGEGVQPQEYVLIKMMVIPPFPPKLKVLEGKNVYLAAATLRPETMYGQTNCWVLPDGNYGAFEINETDVFIVTARSALNLAYQHLSRVPEKPTCLAELTGNDLIGLPLKSPLSFNEIIYALPMLTILTDKGTGIVTSVPSDSPDDYMALQDLITKPALRQKYGVQDEWVLPFNIIPIINIPEFGDKSAEKVCLDLKIKSQNDKEKLAEAKRMTYLKGFTDGVMIAGEFDGRKVQEAKPLIKNKLLGEGSAVLYSEPEKKVMSRSGDECVVALTDQWYITYGETEWKQKAVKCLENMNTFSAETRNGFEHTLGWLNQWACSRSFGLGTRIPWDEQFLVESLSDSTLYMAYYTIAHHLQNGNMYGEEISSIKPEEMTDEVWEYVFCDGPAPNSSISPALLSKMKQEFKYWYPFDIRVSGKDLIQNHLTFSIYNHTALLPEHHWPRGFRCNGHLMLNSEKMSKSTGNFLTLKEAIIRYSSDATRFALADAGDGMDDANFVTETANAAILRLTKEIAWMEEVIAAESSLRGGPPSTYADHVFANEINIAVKETEKSYNAFMFRDALKSGFYDLQLARDEYRLSCGAAGMNRELLGRFMEIQTKLITPICPHYAEHVWQKILKKEGFAIKAGWPVAGTPDPTLRSANKYLQDSIVLMRKLLQKQESGSKKPKKGAAPTPSAENKLTVGLIYVNEHYDGWKEQCLRVLQSNFDSQARSFAPDEEINEALRNCFIDRETSFKQVQKLCMPFIRFKKDEARNVGSQALNLKLPFGEINVLEENLELIRRQLGLEHVEVLSAFDGAARAKAGKHASLLDKNPPSPGEPVAIFMSKQEFEAQN; this is encoded by the coding sequence ATGTCGTCAAATACTGAAGGACCCAAGAGTCATGCACGTAGAGACCTTTTGCTCAAGATCCAATCAGATGCTCAAACTTGCTGGGAGGAGAGCAAGGTTTTTCAGGCTGAACCTGGCAATGGACCTCCTGGCCCTGGTGAAAAATTCTTTGGCAATTTTCCGTACCCTTACATGAATGGATTGCTACATCTGGGTCACGCCTTCTCACTGTCCAAGCTTGAGTTCGGTGCTGCATACCACAGACTCCGTGGCTCAAATGTCCTTTTGCCGTTTGCTTTTCATTGTACTGGGATGCCCATCAAGGCCTCAGCTGATAAGCTTGCTAGGGAGATTCAACAGTATGGAAATCCTCCAGTGTTCCCTGCGGCAGAGGATGATTCAAGTGCTCAAGTGGCAGATGATAGCCAGGCTGACCAGGCTGCTCTTGCCCCAGGGCAATTCAAGAGTAAGAAATCTAAGGCTGCTGCAAAGACCGGCATGCAGAAGTTCCAGTGGGAGATCATGAAGGGCTTTGAACTGACAGATGAAAAAATCGCCAAATTTCAGGATCCGTCTCACTGGTTGACCCACTTCCCTCCGCTGGCAAAGGAAGATCTTAAGGAGTTTGGCCTGGGTTGTGATTGGAGGCGCTCATTCATAACCACTGATATGAATCCTTTCTACGATGCTTTTGTTCGCTGGCAGATGAGGAAGCTGAAGAAAATGGGCAAAGTTGTCAAGGATATGAGGTACACGATCTACTCACCACTGGATGGCCAACCTTGTGCTGATCATGATAGGGCATCAGGTGAAGGTGTGCAGCCACAAGAATACGTGTTGATTAAAATGATGGTGATCCCACCTTTTCCCCCCAAGTTGAAGGTCTTGGAAGGAAAGAATGTTTATCTGGCAGCTGCTACATTAAGACCTGAGACAATGTATGGGCAAACAAACTGTTGGGTATTGCCTGATGGGAATTATGGGGCTTTTGAGATCAATGAAACTGATGTCTTCATTGTGACAGCAAGGTCAGCCCTTAATCTTGCATATCAGCATCTATCCAGGGTCCCAGAAAAGCCCACCTGCTTAGCTGAGCTTACTGGCAATGATTTGATTGGATTGCCATTAAAGTCTCCTCTTTCATTCAATGAAATCATATATGCACTTCCCATGCTCACTATCTTGACAGATAAAGGTACTGGCATCGTGACTAGTGTGCCAAGTGATTCCCCAGATGATTACATGGCACTGCAAGATTTAATCACAAAGCCTGCTTTGAGACAGAAGTATGGGGTCCAAGATGAGTGGGTTCTTCCATTTAATATCATACCAATAATCAACATACCAGAGTTTGGGGATAAGTCAGCTGAGAAGGTGTGCCTTGATCTTAAGATTAAGAGCCAGAatgacaaggagaagcttgctgaAGCAAAAAGGATGACATACCTTAAAGGATTTACTGATGGAGTGATGATTGCAGGGGAGTTTGATGGTAGAAAGGTTCAAGAAGCGAAGCCGCTGATAAAGAACAAGCTTCTTGGAGAAGGCTCTGCTGTGTTGTATAGTGAGCCTGAGAAGAAAGTCATGTCAAGATCCGGCGATGAGTGTGTCGTTGCTCTTACAGATCAGTGGTACATAACTTACGGTGAAACTGAATGGAAGCAGAAGGCAGTCAAATGTTTGGAAAATATGAATACATTCTCAGCTGAAACCCGTAACGGATTCGAGCACACGTTGGGCTGGCTGAACCAGTGGGCATGTTCTCGCTCTTTTGGCCTAGGTACTCGCATTCCATGGGATGAGCAGTTCCTGGTAGAATCTCTTTCAGATTCAACCCTGTACATGGCTTATTACACCATTGCACATCATTTACAAAATGGTAACATGTATGGAGAAGAAATATCTTCTATCAAGCCTGAAGAAATGACAGATGAAGTATGGGAATATGTGTTCTGTGATGGTCCAGCACCCAATAGCAGCATCTCTCCTGCCCTCTTGAGCAAAATGAAGCAAGAGTTCAAGTATTGGTACCCCTTTGATATTCGGGTATCTGGGAAGGACCTTATCCAGAACCATCTGACATTCAGCATCTACAATCATACAGCACTTCTTCCAGAGCATCATTGGCCTCGTGGTTTTCGTTGCAATGGGCATCTTATGCTTAACTCTGAGAAGATGTCCAAGTCCACAGGGAACTTCCTAACTCTTAAGGAGGCTATTATAAGATATTCCTCGGATGCCACTAGGTTTGCCCTTGCTGATGCTGGCGATGGTATGGACGATGCAAACTTTGTTACTGAAACTGCAAATGCTGCTATTTTGAGGCTTACAAAGGAAATCGCATGGATGGAAGAAGTTATAGCTGCTGAATCTTCTTTGAGAGGCGGTCCTCCCTCTACTTATGCTGACCATGTGTTTGCTAATGAGATCAATATTGCTGTAAAAGAAACTGAGAAGAGCTACAATGCCTTCATGTTCAGAGATGCCCTGAAGTCTGGTTTCTATGACCTACAACTGGCTAGAGATGAGTACAGACTCTCTTGTGGAGCGGCGGGCATGAACCGTGAGTTGTTGGGGCGGTTTATGGAAATCCAGACCAAGCTTATCACCCCGATCTGTCCCCACTATGCTGAGCATGTGTGGCAAAAGATTCTGAAGAAGGAAGGCTTTGCAATAAAAGCTGGCTGGCCAGTTGCAGGCACCCCGGATCCTACTCTAAGAAGTGCGAACAAATACTTACAGGATTCCATTGTTTTGATGAGGAAGTTGCTTCAGAAGCAGGAGTCTGGTTCCAAGAAACCCAAGAAGGGAGCTGCACCTACTCCATCAGCAGAAAACAAGCTCACAGTTGGTCTGATATATGTCAATGAGCACTATGATGGATGGAAAGAGCAATGTTTGAGGGTGCTTCAATCAAATTTTGATAGCCAAGCACGCTCCTTTGCCCCTGACGAGGAGATTAACGAAGCATTGAGGAACTGCTTCATCGACCGCGAAACAAGTTTCAAACAAGTACAGAAGCTCTGCATGCCTTTCATCAGGTTCAAGAAAGATGAAGCAAGGAACGTTGGTTCCCAGGCTCTAAATTTGAAGCTTCCTTTTGGTGAAATAAATGTGCTTGAGGAGAACCTGGAGCTGATCAGAAGGCAGTTGGGTCTTGAGCATGTTGAGGTCCTGTCGGCATTTGATGGAGCTGCTCGTGCCAAAGCTGGAAAGCATGCTTCTCTGCTGGACAAGAATCCGCCTTCCCCTGGTGAGCCGGTTGCAATATTCATGAGCAAGCAGGAGTTTGAAGCGCAGAATTAA
- the LOC123077969 gene encoding tRNA(His) guanylyltransferase 2 — protein sequence MANSEYEYVKREFEFDRRLPASNWIVVRIDGCHFHRFSKIHAFEKPNDENALRLMNACATSMLEKFPDIVFAYGVSDEYSFVFREETEFYQRRESKILSICVSYFTSVYGMKWKDFFPNKDLREPPYFDGRVVCYPNMKTIHDYLAWRQVDCHINNHYNTCFWMLVKSGKTEKEAQQTLKGTFSEDKNELLSQQFQVNYEDEPAMFRKGSSVYRDKVETKVKTDDYGNPIKRIRLAITVSNLDIIGPEFWGKHQYILQEGKYRYEYVKKFDDIRRLPCCNWIVVRISACQFDKFSLIHSFDKPNDETALSLMNASASLMMEQFPDIIFGYGFSNEYSFVFQENTELYQRNERLILSSCSSWFTSFYMMKWKEYFPSKELVQPPKFEAEVLCYPKPKIVCDYLSWRQAECHNRNQYNTCFWMLVKSGEDENKANEILKGTLSKDKNELLFQRFQMNYNNEPAMFRKGSCTYRQKVKVSEDVVRDGWDVAVTHVDMGPDFWRKHIYIFDK from the exons ATGGCAAACAGCGAGTATGAGTATGTGAAGAGGGAGTTCGAGTTCGACCGCCGCCTCCCGGCCTCCAACTGGATCGTTGTCCGCATCGATGGCTGCCATTTCCACCG ATTCTCGAAGATACATGCCTTTGAGAAACCAAATGATGAGAATGCTTTAAGATTGATGAATGCTTGTGCCACCTCTATGCTCGAGAAGTTCCCTGATATAGTGTTTGCTTATGGTGTTAGCGATGAGTACAG TTTTGTTTTCAGAGAGGAAACAGAATTCTATCAAAGGCGAGAAAG CAAAATTCTGTCTATATGTGTTTCTTACTTCACATCTGTGTACGGGATGAAGTGGAAAGATTTCTTTCCTAATAAAGATTTGAGGGAGCCTCCCTATTTTGATGGGCGAGTTGTATGCTATCCAAATATGAAAACCATTCATGATTATTTGGCATGGAGGCAAGTGGACT GTCATATAAATAATCATTATAATACATGCTTCTGGATGTTGGTGAAGTCTGGAAAAACTGAAAAAGAGGCACAACAGACATTGAAG GGAACATTTTCTGAGGACAAGAATGAGTTGCTTTCTCAACAGTTCCAAGTCAACTATGAGGATGAACCGGCTATGTTCCGGAAAGGATCAAGTGTTTATCGAGATAAG GTAGAAACAAAGGTGAAAACAGATGACTACGGGAATCCAATAAAAAGAATCCGGCTGGCAATTACAGTGTCAAATTTAGATATCATAGGACCTGAGTTTTGGGGAAAACATCAATACATTCTTCAAGAAG GAAAATATAGATATGAGTATGTGAAGAAGTTCGACGACATCCGCAGGCTTCCATGTTGTAATTGGATCGTTGTTCGTATCAGCGCCTGCCAATTCGACAA ATTCTCGCTGATCCATTCATTTGACAAGCCAAATGATGAGACCGCTTTAAGTTTGATGAACGCTTCTGCTTCTTTGATGATGGAGCAATTCCCTGATATTATCTTTGGTTATGGTTTTAGCAACGAGTACAG CTTTGTGTTCCAGGAGAACACTGAATTGTACCAGAGAAATGAGAG ATTAATCCTTTCTTCATGTTCATCATGGTTCACTTCCTTTTACATGATGAAGTGGAAAGAATATTTCCCCAGTAAAGAATTAGTGCAGCCACCTAAATTTGAAGCAGAAGTTCTCTGTTACCCAAAACCAAAGATCGTTTGTGATTATTTGTCCTGGAGGCAAGCAGAAT GTCACAACAGGAACCAATACAATACATGCTTTTGGATGTTAGTGAAATCTGGAGAAGATGAAAACAAAGCTAATGAGATACTAAAG GGAACATTATCAAAGGATAAGAACGAGTTGCTTTTTCAgcgatttcaaatgaactacaacaaTGAACCCGCTATGTTCCGAAAGGGTTCATGTACTTACCGTCAAAAG GTGAAAGTGAGCGAAGACGTCGTGAGAGATGGGTGGGATGTGGCAGTGACCCACGTTGACATGGGGCCTGACTTTTGGAGAAAGCATATTTATATTTTCGACAAATGA
- the LOC123077970 gene encoding uncharacterized protein, with the protein MKIDDPLDFEGDNDPLLTVRRPAKRKKVIGLDDLVEDYFNSGKDELKASAAKSKGRPKGDNSDDEDRQVRKKEIDFCKFVEECEEKAKAMDPGEDVPQWGQQVFGCQKSPSVLNSTGVENCQLLQSFCGDEQLGFDLEIERGEGFFEGMLINGWLLKLVLLYGSVEDSIASWVLTKLLYSSNKKLQDSASEFWGSLLSLNEDDKPFVNLGYFPSYSILMGAILNYGYLHDAPSTKTCTSEIAVADTSDGGPPQNITAWLRVVSACCKIRKMHAVFSPSEAEDVLVIVISLFLDRRLEGLLLILGDCLNSLISYFNTSEWESSCLIVAESISKRVKMDLNCLRLVDCITGTNDRSKFLRSQLALQLLKNSFGLKVANVERILKSVTSINVKEKECNFFMLYVHIVLMDNLLFSSDAFRNKTAIIDAWRIFLRNCSTHIGCTDWRFYASKVRNKASYLLQGAMLKRPAGSGNIPAK; encoded by the exons ATGAAGATTGACGATCCCCTCGACTTCGAGGGGGATAACGACCCCCTCCTCACCGTCCGCCGCCCCGCCAAGAG GAAGAAGGTTATTGGGCTGGATGATCTCGTAGAAGATTACTTTAATTCCGGTAAGGATGAGCTCAAAGCTTCTGCTGCTAAGTCTAAGGGTCGCCCCAAAGGAGACAATTCAGACGATGAAGATAGGCAGGTCAGGAAGAAGGAGATTGACTTCTGCAAATTTGTGGAGGAGTGTGAGGAAAAG GCGAAAGCGATGGATCCTGGAGAGGATGTACCCCAATGGGGCCAGCAAGTTTTCGGCTGTCAG AAATCACCCTCGGTTCTTAATAGCACGGGAGTTGAAAATTGCCAACTTTTGCAATCATTCTGTGGGGATGAGCAGTTAGGTTTTGATCTAGAGATTGAACGAG GAGAGGGCTTTTTCGAAGGCATGCTGATCAATGGATGGCTTTTGAAGTTGGTACTCCTATATGGTTCTGTTGAAGACTCTATAGCATCATGGGTGCTGACCAAGT TACTGTACTCATCCAATAAGAAGTTGCAAGATTCTGCATCTGAATTTTGGGGTAGTCTCCTTTCCCTAAATGAG GATGATAAACCATTTGTAAACCTTGGATACTTTCCAAGCTACTCTATTCTTATGGGTGCTATACTCAACTATGGATACCTACATGATGCTCCTTCCACTAAAACTTGCACCTCTGAAATTGCGGTTGCAG ACACTTCAGATGGTGGTCCACCTCAAAACATCACTGCATGGTTAAGAGTTGTATCTGCTTGCTGCAAAATTAG AAAAATGCATGCCGTCTTCTCACCTTCGGAAGCGGAAGATGTCCTTGTTATTGTTATTTCACTCTTTTTGGACCGTCGACTTGAAGGGCTGCTGCTTATTTTGGGAGATTGCCTAAATTCACTCATCTCATACTTCAATACGAGTGAATGGGAAAGTAGCTGTCTGATTGTTGCTGAGTCAATTTCTAAGAG GGTCAAGATGGATCTTAATTGTTTAAGGCTTGTTGACTGCATTACCGGAACCAACGACCGTAGCAAATTCCTAAGGAGCCAGCTGGCCCTTCAGTTGCTCAAAAATAGCTTCGGCCTTAAA GTAGCGAATGTTGAAAGGATCCTGAAGTCGGTCACATCGATAAATGTGAAGGAGAAAGAATGCAATTTCTTCATGCTGTACGTGCACATAGTTTTGATGGACAACCTGCTCTTCTCGAGCGACGCGTTCAGAAACAAGACAGCGATAATCGACGCTTGGCGCATTTTTTTACGGAACTGCTCGACCCATATAGGATGCACGGACTGGAGGTTCTACGCTTCGAAG GTCCGAAACAAGGCGTCGTATCTCCTGCAAGGTGCAATGCTGAAAAGGCCTGCTGGCAGTGGTAACATTCCTGCCAAGTGA
- the LOC123077971 gene encoding uncharacterized protein, translating into MSSFLSAPRDADVVRQGKKKADEPAERAPALDLLDDYWFFSNSLGGGGRDDAAKGRTRPPLLPKSPSTSSAGAGASGRTAKASASGSRRLLRTPSLPAPRIGMDPSSPKDNELIVEEDAGGGDQQEAEVEDDDMNWSKIYEGVLRTRIAEEGRGSSALNRAPSMPVTSSATMGDGNGRRPAGVTESTPRMPRLRHSHSTLERHYRSHTPTKPDRTPRTTGGGGRAERGPPRRDLRSFSVNQQPALVRNKSSLQDKMWKSSSALESIEVQGFKDLGFVFDQEELRESLADVLPGLRDDKTNKPHKSSGSVSGSGSTSDNDDSTANANGIVIGTSNSNAAGNDVGDGVVRRPYLSEAWQHGARSAPPTAAAAIRLQQADARSAAEMKDQIRMWAQAVACNVRQEC; encoded by the exons ATGAGCTCCTTCTTGTCAGCGCCGCGGGACGCGGACGTCGTCCGGCAGGGCAAGAAGAAGGCGGACGAGCCGGCGGAGCGAGCCCCGGCGCTCGACCTGCTCGACGACTACTGGTTCTTCAGCAactccctcggcggcggcggcagggacgacGCCGCCAAGGGGAGGACCAGGCCGCCGCTGCTGCCCAAGTCGCCATCCACGTCCTCGGCCGGTGCGGGCGCGTCCGGGCGGACGGCCAAGGCGAGCGCGTCCGGGTCCCGGAGGCTTCTCCGTACGCCGTCGCTCCCGGCGCCCCGCATCGGGATGGACCCCTCGTCGCCCAAGGACAACGAGCTGATAGTGGAGGAGGACGCTGGCGGCGGCGATCAGCaggaggccgaggtggaggacgacgaCATGAACTGGAGCAAGATTTACGAGGGCGTCCTGCGCACCAGGATCGCCGAGGAAGGCCGCGGCTCGTCGGCGCTCAACCGGGCGCCGTCCATGCCGGTCACGTCGTCCGCAACCATGGGTGACGGCAACGGCCGCCGACCCGCCGGGGTCACCGAGTCAACGCCGAGAATGCCCAGGCTCAGGCACTCCCACAGCACGCTGGAGAGGCACTACCGCTCGCACACGCCCACCAAG CCTGACCGGACGCCGAGGACgacaggcggcggcggcagagcggaGCGTGGCCCGCCGCGGCGCGACCTCCGATCGTTCAGCGTGAACCAGCAGCCGGCCCTCGTCCGGAACAAGAGCAGCCTGCAGGACAAGATGTGGAAGAGCTCGAGCGCGCTGGAGTCGATCGAGGTGCAGGGGTTCAAGGACCTGGGCTTCGTGTTCGACCAGGAGGAGCTGAGGGAGAGCCTGGCGGACGTCCTCCCGGGCCTCCGCGACGACAAGACCAACAAGCCCCACAAGAGCTCCGGCTCCGTCTCCGGGTCCGGCAGCACCAGCGACAACGACGACTCGACCGCGAACGCCAACGGCATCGTCATCGGCACCAGCAATAGCAACGCCGCGGGCAATGACGTCGGCGACGGGGTCGTGCGGCGGCCGTACCTGTCGGAGGCGTGGCAGCACGGGGCGCGGTCTGCGcccccgacggcggcggcggcgataagGCTGCAGCAGGCGGACGCGAGGTCCGCGGCGGAGATGAAGGACCAGATTCGCATGTGGGCGCAGGCCGTCGCGTGCAACGTCCGACAAGAGTGTtaa